Proteins co-encoded in one Acidovorax sp. 69 genomic window:
- the lipB gene encoding lipoyl(octanoyl) transferase LipB, giving the protein MTIDIHTLGRVDYASTVQAMQDYTATRAPDTPDILWVCEHAPLYTQGLAGKSDHVLAPGDIPVVATNRGGQVTFHGPGQVVAYPMIDLQRAGYFVKEYVYRVEEAVIRTLAHFGVTGHRVGGAPGIYVRLDDPYSHALLPQRPQKRTGTEEAPAPDFEGLGKIAALGIKVSRHCTYHGVALNVAMDLEPYGRINPCGYAGLKTVDLSTIGVHTTWEEAAQVLGQQLSIRLAP; this is encoded by the coding sequence ATGACCATCGACATTCACACACTGGGCCGCGTGGACTATGCCAGCACGGTGCAGGCGATGCAGGATTACACAGCCACCCGCGCGCCCGACACGCCCGATATCTTATGGGTGTGCGAGCACGCACCGCTGTACACACAAGGGTTAGCCGGTAAAAGTGATCATGTCCTTGCGCCGGGCGACATCCCCGTGGTCGCCACCAATCGTGGTGGGCAGGTCACCTTTCACGGCCCTGGGCAGGTGGTGGCATACCCCATGATCGACCTGCAACGCGCGGGTTACTTCGTCAAGGAATACGTCTACCGCGTGGAAGAGGCGGTGATCCGCACACTGGCCCATTTCGGCGTCACGGGCCACCGCGTGGGCGGCGCGCCGGGTATCTATGTGCGACTGGACGATCCGTACAGCCATGCCCTGCTGCCCCAGCGCCCCCAAAAACGCACAGGCACCGAGGAGGCCCCTGCCCCCGATTTCGAAGGCTTGGGCAAGATTGCGGCCCTGGGTATCAAGGTCAGCCGGCACTGCACTTACCACGGCGTGGCGCTGAACGTGGCCATGGACCTGGAGCCCTACGGCCGCATCAACCCTTGCGGTTACGCAGGATTGAAAACGGTAGACCTTTCTACAATCGGGGTCCACACCACCTGGGAAGAAGCCGCGCAGGTGCTGGGCCAGCAGCTCAGCATCCGGTTGGCGCCCTGA